In the Euphorbia lathyris chromosome 5, ddEupLath1.1, whole genome shotgun sequence genome, one interval contains:
- the LOC136230232 gene encoding uncharacterized protein has translation MEDEAEIYDGTRAQFPLTFGKQSKSQTPLELIHNTTRRTTTPTSSSAADNSTDFPSLSSSSKQWIHSLRSPKTANPNVTIGPPLPDSNSRDDADVAVGPPRPPPGVGNQAEDDDDAGVMVGPPRPPPAYADDDEDSVMIGPPRPPPARDSDSEDNEEQEMGSRYRIPTSNEIVLKGHTKIVSALAVDHSGSRVLTGSYDYTLRMFDFQGMNSRLQSFRQLEPFEGHQVRNISWSPTADKFLCVTGSAQAKIYDRDGLTLGEFIKGDMYIRDLKNTKGHITGLTCGEWHPKTKETILTSSEDGSLRIWDVNDFKSQKQVIKPKLARPGRIPVTTCAWDCEGKSIAGGIGDGSIQLWNLKPGWGSRPDVHLEKAHSDDITGLKFSSDGRILLSRSFDGSLKVWDLRKMKDALQAFEDLPNNYAQTNIGFSPDEQLFLTGTSVERESTTGGLLCFFDRTKLELVSRVGISPTCSVVQCLWHPKLNQIFATSGDRSQGGTHVLYDPTLSERGALVCVARAPRKKSLDDFEVQPVIHNPHALPLFRDQPSRKRQREKILKDPLKSHKPELPMTGPGHGGRVGVSKGSLLTQYLLKQGGMIKETWMEEDPREAILKYADVAVKDPKYIAPAYQQTQPEPVFAKSDSEDEDK, from the exons atggaaGACGAAGCAGAGATATATGATGGAACTAGAGCACAATTCCCTCTTACCTTTGGCAAACAATCCAAATCTCAAACCCCTCTTGAACTCATCCACAACACCACTCGTCGAACCACCACACCCACTTCTTCCTCCGCCGCCGATAATTCCACTGATTTCCCCTCTCTATCTTCTTCCTCCAAACAATGGATTCACTCTCTTCGCTCTCCCAAAACTGCTAACCCTAATGTCACTATTGGGCCTCCTCTTCCCGATTCCAACTCCCGCGACGATGCTGATGTCGCTGTTGGACCTCCTCGCCCTCCGCCGGGTGTGGGTAATCAAGCTGAGGATGACGATGATGCTGGGGTTATGGTTGGACCTCCACGTCCACCACCTGCTTATGCCGACGACGACGAGGACAGCGTGATGATTGGACCGCCGCGTCCGCCCCCGGCAAGAGATTCGGATTCTGAGGATAATGAGGAACAGGAGATGGGGAGTCGGTATCGAATTCCTACGAGTAATGAGATTGTGCTTAAGGGCCATACTAAA ATTGTCTCGGCTCTTGCAGTTGATCACTCCGGGTCCAGGGTTCTTACTGGCAGTTATGACTATACACTACGCATGTTTGATTTCCAAGGAATGAATTCACGTTTGCAATCATTTAGGCAACTTGAACCATTTGAAGGTCATCAAGTTCGCAATATAAGCTGGAGCCCTACTGCAGACAAATTTTTGTGCGTGACTGGTTCTGCTCAGGCTAAG ATATATGACCGTGATGGACTTACACTTGGAGAGTTTATAAAAGGGGACATGTATATTCGTGATTTGAAGAATACCAAGGGTCACATAACTGGTTTGACTTGTGGAGAGTGGCATCCTAAAACCAAGGAGACTATTTTAACATCATCAGAGGATGGCTCCCTGCGTATATGGGATGTCAATGATTTCAAAAGCCAAAAGCAG GTCATCAAACCAAAGCTTGCTAGGCCTGGAAGAATTCCAGTTACCACATGTGCGTGGGATTGTGAAGGAAAAAGCATTGCTGGTGGCATTGGAGATGGATCCATACAG TTGTGGAATCTCAAACCTGGCTGGGGAAGCAGGCCGGATGTGCACCTTGAGAAAGCTCATTCTGATGATATTACTGGTCTTAAATTTTCTAGTGATGGGCGGATTCTACTTTCAAGGAGTTTTGATGGGTCACTTAAG GTTTGGGATCTGCGTAAAATGAAAGACGCTCTTCAGGCTTTTGAGGATCTTCCAAATAACTATGCTCAAACAAATATTGGATTTAGTCCTGATGAACAACTCTTCCTGACTGGAACATCTGTTGAAAGGGAGAGTACAACAGGAGGTTTGTTGTGTTTCTTTGATCGGACAAAACTTGAACTTGTTTCGAGGGTTGGCATTTCCCCAACTTGCAGTGTTGTGCAATGCTTGTGGCACCCAAAACTAAATCAG ATATTTGCAACATCAGGAGATAGAAGCCAAGGTGGAACTCACGTATTATATGATCCGACCCTCAGTGAGAGGGGGGCTCTTGTATGTGTTGCACGTGCACCCCGGAAAAAATCTTTGGATGATTTTGAGGTGCAACCTGTTATTCACAATCCACATGCACTACCCTTATTTAGAGATCAGCCGAGTCGGAAACGTCAGCGGGAAAAGATATTGAAGGATCCTCTCAAATCCCATAAACCTGAACTTCCAATGACAGGACCAGGTCATGGTGGAAGAGTAGGTGTAAGTAAAGGAAGCTTGTTGACCCAGTATCTACTAAAG CAAGGAGGAATGATCAAAGAGACATGGATGGAGGAAGACCCAAGGGAAGCTATATTGAAGTATGCTGATGTTGCCGTGAAAGACCCCAAGTACATTGCTCCAGCATATCAACAAACCCAGCCTGAACCAGTTTTTGCAAAATCAGATTCTGAGGATGAAGATAAATGA